The Phoenix dactylifera cultivar Barhee BC4 chromosome 15, palm_55x_up_171113_PBpolish2nd_filt_p, whole genome shotgun sequence genome contains a region encoding:
- the LOC103707398 gene encoding UPF0301 protein TC_0483 isoform X1 has protein sequence MEASCFLTSKSFNKTLDLAPSLKPKLPIFHKKRSSQRLHGTGGGHSSVITCNCKLTGCSLRPQLPDDENVEPLLKSDWRSFRARLVAGEHASLYSDSMDQSPSPQTLSDRWAHPLHEPEKGCLLLATEKLDGVHIFERTVILLLSTGPLGPIGVILNRPSLMSIKETQWTKLDIDGMFSNRPLFFGGPLEESLFLVGPQGGDDGVGRSGVFEEVMEGLYYGTRESVGCAAEMVKRNAVGVGDFRFFDGYCGWEKEQLKEEIRAGFWMAVACSPKVIGLASVGSVGLWEDVLGLVGERKVW, from the exons ATGGAGGCATCCTGTTTCCTCACCTCTAAATCCTTCAACAAAACCCTAGACCTGGCTCCATCCCTCAAGCCCAAACTACCCATCTTCCATAAGAAAAGGTCCAGCCAACGGCTCCATGGAACTGGTGGAGGCCATTCTTCTGTCATAACCT GTAACTGCAAACTCACAGGTTGCAGCCTGCGACCACAATTGCCGGACGACGAGAATGTCGAGCCATTACTCAAATCAGACTGGCGATCTTTCCGAGCAAGACTAGTTGCTGGTGAACATGCATCACTTTATTCAGATTCTATGGATCAAAGCCCATCACCTCAGACGCTAAGCGATAGATGGGCTCACCCCCTCCATGAGCCTGAGAAGGGGTGCCTCCTCCTCGCCACCGAGAAGCTCGACGGCGTTCACATCTTTGAACGGACAGTCATACTACTTCTCTCGACCGGCCCATTGGGGCCGATTGGCGTCATACTGAACCGGCCATCTCTTATGTCCATCAAGGAGACCCAGTGGACAAAGTTGGACATCGACGGGATGTTCTCGAACCGGCCCTTGTTCTTCGGCGGGCCATTGGAGGAGAGCCTTTTCTTGGTGGGCCCCCAAGGTGGCGATGATGGGGTGGGGAGGAGTGGGGTGTTTGAGGAAGTGATGGAGGGGTTGTACTATGGGACTAGGGAGAGTGTAGGCTGTGCTGCTGAGATGGTCAAGAGGAATGCAGTTGGGGTGGGTGACTTCAGGTTCTTTGATGGGTACTGTGGGTGGGAGAAGGAGCAGTTGAAGGAAGAAATAAGAGCTGGATTTTGGATGGCAGTGGCTTGCAGCCCAAAGGTTATTGGGCTGGCCAGTGTTGGAAGTGTTGGGCTGTGGGAGGATGTCTTGGGCCTT
- the LOC103707398 gene encoding UPF0301 protein TC_0483 isoform X2: MEASCFLTSKSFNKTLDLAPSLKPKLPIFHKKRSSQRLHGTGGGHSSVITCCSLRPQLPDDENVEPLLKSDWRSFRARLVAGEHASLYSDSMDQSPSPQTLSDRWAHPLHEPEKGCLLLATEKLDGVHIFERTVILLLSTGPLGPIGVILNRPSLMSIKETQWTKLDIDGMFSNRPLFFGGPLEESLFLVGPQGGDDGVGRSGVFEEVMEGLYYGTRESVGCAAEMVKRNAVGVGDFRFFDGYCGWEKEQLKEEIRAGFWMAVACSPKVIGLASVGSVGLWEDVLGLVGERKVW, translated from the exons ATGGAGGCATCCTGTTTCCTCACCTCTAAATCCTTCAACAAAACCCTAGACCTGGCTCCATCCCTCAAGCCCAAACTACCCATCTTCCATAAGAAAAGGTCCAGCCAACGGCTCCATGGAACTGGTGGAGGCCATTCTTCTGTCATAACCT GTTGCAGCCTGCGACCACAATTGCCGGACGACGAGAATGTCGAGCCATTACTCAAATCAGACTGGCGATCTTTCCGAGCAAGACTAGTTGCTGGTGAACATGCATCACTTTATTCAGATTCTATGGATCAAAGCCCATCACCTCAGACGCTAAGCGATAGATGGGCTCACCCCCTCCATGAGCCTGAGAAGGGGTGCCTCCTCCTCGCCACCGAGAAGCTCGACGGCGTTCACATCTTTGAACGGACAGTCATACTACTTCTCTCGACCGGCCCATTGGGGCCGATTGGCGTCATACTGAACCGGCCATCTCTTATGTCCATCAAGGAGACCCAGTGGACAAAGTTGGACATCGACGGGATGTTCTCGAACCGGCCCTTGTTCTTCGGCGGGCCATTGGAGGAGAGCCTTTTCTTGGTGGGCCCCCAAGGTGGCGATGATGGGGTGGGGAGGAGTGGGGTGTTTGAGGAAGTGATGGAGGGGTTGTACTATGGGACTAGGGAGAGTGTAGGCTGTGCTGCTGAGATGGTCAAGAGGAATGCAGTTGGGGTGGGTGACTTCAGGTTCTTTGATGGGTACTGTGGGTGGGAGAAGGAGCAGTTGAAGGAAGAAATAAGAGCTGGATTTTGGATGGCAGTGGCTTGCAGCCCAAAGGTTATTGGGCTGGCCAGTGTTGGAAGTGTTGGGCTGTGGGAGGATGTCTTGGGCCTT